In Deltaproteobacteria bacterium, the sequence AAAAGCGCCCTTATCCTTGCAAGGAACTCATCATAGGAAAATGGTTTTACAAGGTAATCATCTGCACCGATGTCAAGCCCCTTCACCTTATTTTCAACAATATCAATGGCTGTCAAAAGTAATACAGGTGCGGTATTTTTATTTCCCCTTATTGTCTTGAGAACCTCCATGCCCCCCTTTTTCGGAAGGAGTAAGTCAAGGACTATTGCATCATAATCATTTACAGTGGCAAGGTATTCTCCCTCTATACCATCATAGGCAACATCAACAGCGTACCCCTCCTCTCCGAGTCCTGCCCTTATAAAATTAGCAACCTTTTTTTCATCTTCAATAACAAGGATACGCATTTGTTTAATTCCTTTACTTTCTAACTGCTTTTTTTATTGCCTTCTTATTTGTATTTCTCGTTCTGTAATATCGGCTCTTTTCCTCTTTGACAATTTCTTGAGATTTGGTCAATTGAGATTCTTCTTGTGCCACATATTTAGTTGGACTAAATAAATTAGGCTGAACTGTATTTTGTTTGTATAATTTACTATTTTTCCCGTGTTTGCCGGTAAACTCTCCTCTTTCCTTTCTTTCTTTAAAAGTCTTTTCTACAATATGCTTTGCCATTTCTTTATTTGCTAACCTTATTTCTGCCTTATAATTTTTTATTCTATTATCAGCAAACTTAATATATTCATCTGACATTTCTATACCTATAAAATCATGCCCTAATATTTTCGCTGCCGCTAATGTTGTGCCGCTTCCGCAATAAGGGTCAATTATTACCCCTTTTCTCTCGTCCATAATTGAATAAATCGCTCTAATTGGCAGTGCAAGTGGAAAAGGGGCAGGATGAGGAACTTTCCGTTCTGGTGAAAATCGCCAGATTGAACTTAATAAAGCATGTTTTGGTTTTAATTCTTCACCAATAAGTTTTACTCCATTGGGTTTATAGAGCCAATATATCCTTTCCTCCACCTGCCAAAATCTCCAGCCTCGTATATTAGCAGCAATCATCCTATCCCAGATTACTTCTTGCTTAACTGTCCATTTGGTTCTTCTTAACCAATCCATCGGATGAAACATTTCTCCTCTTTCCCATCTGAGTTTATGGTTATAGAAAAATGAACCGCCCGGATTGGTAACTCTAAAAAGTTCATTTAAAACTTCTATTTGAGTTTTTTGATATAAATCTTCAGGTAACTTATCTGTTGCACCGGAATATTTTACATTTGCAACTAACCACCCCTTTTTGTCTTCACCTTTATTATACGGCGGTGATGTCACACCCATATCAACAGTTTCGTCAGGTAAAGTTCTTAAAACAGTCAAGGCATCGCCGTGAAGTATTTTATTTAAATAGTTATCCGATTTCACTTTGCTTTTCCATCTAAAAACCTGTAAAAACCTTTAGATATATAGGCGGCATATTTTACCAATTCATCTGTATTTAAAAGGTAAACAATTTTGAGATTTTGACTTTCAACAAAATCCTTGTAATCAAAATCTGCGCTTCTTAAAAATTGCCCCTTTGTGCTTTCACTTCCTTTTAATTTCTTCTGCCATTTTTGTATTTTTATTTCCAAATTCTTTATAAAATCTGGAGAGGTAAAAGGAAACTCAATGATATAAATAAGTTTCCCATCTACAAAGCCGCTTACCAGCATATTCAACCCTTTTTCTCGTTTATCTTTTTCTAATCTTGCGGGTGTATAATCAGTAAAATTTCCTCCGCCGTTTAATTTTGACGGACTTGTTTTTCTTTCGCCTCTTTTATACTTCGCAAATTCCTCTGTGTCAAAGTTTTTGGGTTTGGCTTCACATTTTAGAGTTTTTCCAGAGATAAATGCGTCTTGCTTAAAACCATTATAACCTATCTTGCCTATCTTATGTTCATAGCCTGCCAAAGTAACTGTTATAAATTCTTTTTAATATTCCCCATTGCTGCCATGCCTATTGAATCAATATTAAACATCTTATTTGCAAGTTCCATAATATCTGCGGGTTTAATCTTTTCTACCTCTCTTATTATCTCTTTTACAGGGACGACCCTCTTAAAATACATCTCATCCTTTGCAAGTTTACTCATCCTGTTTTCGGTTGACTCAAGCCCAAGGAGCATCCCGCCTTTTAACTGCTCCTTTGCAACACTTAGTTCATCCTTTGTTACAGGTTCACGGCTTATCCTTTTAAACTCTTCTAAAACGAGCCCAATTGTCTTACTTACATTATTTTCTGCAACACCTGTATAAACAACAAGTGAACCTGTATCAAGATAAAGATTCAGATACGAATAAACAGAATAGGCTAGTCCTCTTTTTTCCCTGATTTCCTGAAACAGTCTTGAACTCATGCCGCCGCCGAGGATTGTGTTCAATAGATATGCCTTGTATCTGGCAGGGTCTCTTTGCGAGGGCGAAGATGAACCAATACATATATGCACCTGCTCAAGTTTTTTTCTTTCCAAAACAACAGATGGCGATGGTTTTGGCAGTTTCGCATCTCTTGCAAATGAACCGTGTTTCATGCCTTTAAATGACTTTTTCAAAAGACCCACAAGTTTATCATGTTTCAGATTGCCTGCGGCTGTTATGATTGTTGTATGGGGCAGGTATGTATTTTTGAAATATTTAAGTATTGCATCCCTTTTCATTTTTTTGATTGTCCCTGAAGTGCCAAGCACAGGCCTGCCGATTGAATGTCCTTTCCAAAAAATGTCAGCAAACATATCGTGGATTAAATCATCCGGCGTATCCTCAACCATCTTGATTTCCTGAAGAACAACCTGCCTTTCCCTTTCAAGTTCTTTAGCATCAAATCTTGAGTTCAGGAATATATCTGATAAAAGGTCAACAGCAAGAGGCAAATCATCGCCCAAAACCTTTGCGTAAAAGCATGTGTATTCCCTGCCTGTAAAGGCATTCAGGACACCGCCGACAGATTCTATGTCTCTGGCAATATCCTTTGCAGACCTCTTTTCAGTGCCTTTAAACAAGAGATGCTCTATAAAATGAGATACACCGTTCCTGTCCTTTTCCTCATCCCTGGAGCCTATATTTACCCATATGCCAATGGACGCAGACTGAAAATCTTTAACCTCTTCAGTTATAACATGGATGCCGTTTTTTAGAGTTGTTTTCTGGATTTTTGACATGGAATGATTGCAATTACGAATTATGAATTACGAATTAGGAGTTTTGAATTCTTAATTTATAATTTTTAATTCGTAATTGTTTTTCCCAGCGCCTCTTTGCGGGATAGTCTTATCTTGCCCTGTTTGTCTACCTCAACAACCTTTACAAGAACCTCGTCGCCTTCATTTAAAATATCCCTGACATCTTTTACCCTTTCATCAGACAGTTGTGATATATGCACAAGCCCATCTGTCCCGGGGAATATCTCTACAAATGCACCAAAGTCCATGATTTTTTTAACTTTACCCAGATATATCCTGCCGACCTCAACCTCCTGCGTAAGTTCCTTGATAATATCAATTGCCTTCTTGACAGACTCTTCATCACTAGACGCGATATTTACCTTGCCTGAATCATCTATATCTATCTTTACACCTGTCTTTTCAACGATACCTTTTATATTCTTGCCCCCTGGACCTATTACATCCCGTATCTTATCCTGTTTGACATAAATGGTGACTATCCTGGGCGCGTGTGCAGAGAGTTCGGGTCTATGGGATGACATGGCGTCCTTCATCTTTCCAAGTATGTAAAGCCTCCCATCTTTTGCCTGATAGAGAGCCTCTCGCAGAATCTCCTTTGTTACACCTGTTATCTTTATATCCATCTGCACAGCAGTAACCCCATCCTCTGTCCCTGCTACCTTAAAGTCCATGTCGCCAAGATGGTCTTCATCACCAAGTATATCTGACAGTATTGCCACGCATTCACCTTCCTTTACGAGTCCCATTGCTATGCCGGCAACTGCTGATTTAACAGGCACGCCTGCGTCCATAAGTGATAATGATGCGCCGCATACAGAAGCCATAGAGGATGAACCATTTGATTCTAATATCTCTGAAACAAGTCTTATAGTATAGGGAAATACCTCGCCTGACGGGACAACCTTTGCTATTGCCCTTTCTGCCAGCGAACCATGACCTATTTCTCTTCTGCCAGGTCCTCTTAAGAACTTAACTTCACCGGTGCAAAAAGGAGGGAAATTATAGTGAAGCATAAACCTCTTATGCTCCCAGCCTGAAAGGGCATCTACCTTCTGTTCATCTTCTGATGTGCCAAGTGTTGTTACCACCAGTGCCTGTGTTTCACCCCTTGTAAACATAGCAGAACCATGTGTGCGCGGCAGTAAGCCTACATCTATTGTAATTGGTCTTATATCCTTTAAACCCCTGCCATCAATACGCGATGACCTGTTTAGTATATTATGCCGCATTACACTGTATTTAATATCCTCAAATACCTTTTTTATCTCATCCTCTTTGTCTGCATATTCGGATTTCAGGTCTAAAACAAGTTCATTATAAATACTACTCAAAGACTGATACCTTTCCTGTTTAGTGAATATCTGTAATGCATTTTCTATCCTTGGTTTTGCAAACTCTGTAACCCTATTTGTAAGTTTTTCATCCGTCTTAAGAGGCGGAACTATCATCTTAACCTTACCCATCTCGTCCCTTATCTGTCTCTGAATATCTATTACAGGCTGAACCGCATTATGGGCAAAGGTTAAGGCATCAAGTATATCGTCTTCAGAAACTATCTTTGCACCGCCTTCTACCATAATAACAGCATCTGAACTGCCTGCAACGACTAAATCTATATCACTTTCCTTCTGCTGTGCTATAGTTGGATTACAGATGAGTTTGCCGTCAATCCTCCCGACCCTAACCCCGGCAATAGGCCCGTTAAAAGGTATATCAGAAATTGTTAGTGCTGCAGACGCACCTGCCAGTGCTGCTATCTCAGGGTCGTTTTCATGGTCAACAGAAAGCACCGTCGCTATGATTTGTGTCTCGTTATAATAGCCGTCTGGGAACAGGGGTCTGAGCGGCCTGTCAATAAGCCGTGATGTAAGGACCTCTTTTTCAGATGGCCTCCCTTCCCTTTTAAAAAAACCACCCGGTATCTTTCCCGCAGCATAGGTCATCTCCATATAATTTACAGTCAGCGGAAGAAAATCTGTGTCAGCAGCAGATTCATTTGCAGCAACCGCAGTTACAAGGACAACGGTATCACCGTATCTGACTATAACACTGCCATTTGATTGTTTTGCCACCTTCCCAGTTTCTATTAACAGTTTCCTTCCGCCAAACTCTACTTCATATTGTCTTGTCATTATTTATTCCTCTTTTTCAGTCTTTTGCGATTATTTTTATTTTCTGATGCCAAGTTTTTCTATAACTACCTTGTATCTGCCATTATCCTTTTTCTTAAGATAATCCAGAAGCCTTCTTCTCTGGCCAACAAGTTTCAACAGTCCTCTCCTTGAATGGTGGTCAGAGGTGTGAACCTTAAAATGCTCGGTGAGATAACCAATCCTGCCGCTTAAGAGTGCTATCTGAACCTCTGGAGAGCCGGTATCCCTTTCATGCACTTTGTACTGACCAATAATTTCATACTTTCTATCTTGTGTTAACATGTTTTCACCTCCTTTCCTTAAATGCCCTTATAAGTTTTAATCTGTTATGAGTAAACTGTCCTATTGCAACAATCTTATCACTAAACATGAATTTAATCACATCATCTTGGGCAAATGAATTACAATCAACCTCTGGGAGAAGATTGACGGCTGGTCTTTAAACATATCTTCTATTGTTATAACCTTATCTGCAAGGGTATCAGATGATATGCTGTCTAAAGATAAACTATCCTCTACTGCAAACCCGCCGCTTCTTACGCGATGCAAGGATGAAAGATATGCACCACACCCCAGTTTTTCACCAATATCATGACATAAAGACCTGATATATGTCCCTTTTGAGCATACAACCCGAAATCTTATATAAGGGATGGAGGATTCAATAATATCCATCTCATAGATATTTACAGCCCTTGGTTCCCGTAATACCTCTATCCCCTTTCTTGCAAGTTTGTAAAGAGGGACACCGCCTTTCTTGATGGCAGAATACATCGGCGGGGTCTGCATATATACACCTAGAAACCCCTTTAACACTGAAACAATATTTTCGCAGTCCATATCCGATACATCGCACTTACTGATTACCCTGCCGTCAATATCATATGTATCTGTTTCTTCCCCAACCTTCATCAAGGCAATATATTCCTTGACATCGTTTTCAAAAAATCGGGCAAGAGATGTTGCCTCATTTATACAGAGGGTAAGCACACCGGTTGCAAACGGGTCCAATGTCCCTGTATGCCCTACCTTTCTTGAGTTAGTTGCCTTTTTAACCCTTGTCACCACATCATGGGATGTAATGCCTTTTGGCTTATTGATAACTAAAAAACCATCCATCTCTATGCCCCCTACTTCCCACCTCCAATTTTTTCTATTGTTGCAGATAAAATCTTTTCTTTTACCTCCTCAAGTGTTCCCTGAAGATTACATCCTGCAGCATTTTTATGCCCACCGCCTCCAAACATACTTCCTATCTCTGCAACATCTATATTGCCTCTTGAACGAAAACTCATCTTGTATTCACCCGACTTTGATTCCCTGAATAATATACCCACCTCAACACCATCTATAGCCCTCGCAAAGTTTACAAAACCTTCTGTAAGTTCCTTATCAGCATCTGCCCTTTTCAGCATATCCTGCGTAACTACAAGGACAGCAATCTTTCCGTGTTCAGACACCTCCAATGTATCTAAAACCATACCCAGCAGTTTAAACCTTTTTGCAGGATAACTCTCATATATCCTCTGGGATATATCCCATGGGTCAACCCCTGCTTTAATCATCTCTGCAGCAACTACAAGGGCATGCGGTGTAGTGGATGAATATCTGAACGAACCTGTATCGGTTAACACGGATGTATAGATATTTACAGCAATATCTTTTGTTATTTTGACATCCATTGCATTAAGGAGGTCATAGACTATTTCACCTGTACTGGATGCCTCTGGTATCACAAAATTAATATCGCCAAACAGGTTATTTGTTATATGGTGGTCAATATTTATAATCTTCCCTTTATTTTTAATGGTTTCAAAATTATCGCCTAGCCTGTCTAATTGTCCGCAATCAACCACAATCGCTGCATCAAATATCTCGTCATCGCCTACTTTATGTACAACATCCATTGCACCGTCCAGAAATTTGAACGTATGAGGGACATTGTCATGAAAAAAGACCTTTGAATACTTCCCTAATTTTTTCAACCCAAGTGCCATTGCCAGTGCAGAACCAACTGCATCACCTTCAGGATTAATATGGGAGGCAACTAGGAATCTCTCCCCTTTGTTTATCTCATCAATGACTTTATTAAAATAGTTGTCCATAGGTTTCGGGTTTCAGGTTCTAGGTTCTACTAACACCTGACACCTATTACCTATCACCTGTCTTTAACCCTTCCAATATCTCGTTTATATGACCTGCATACGCAAGTGAGTCATCATATCTGAACATTATCTCAGGTATATGCTTCAAATCCAATCTTTTTGCAAGCCCCCTTTTTATATAACCGCTTGCCTTTTGCAGACCCAATAGGGATGTCTCTCGTTCTTCATCTGTCCCAAGCGCACTAAAAAAAACCTTCGCATGACGCAAATCATCTGATAACACCACCTTTGTAATTGTTATAAAACCTATCCTCGGGTCATTAACTTCACCCATCACAAGCATAGTGGATATCTTTTCTTTTATAAGGTCTGCTATCCTGTCTGAACGTTTGTAAGTCATATAAATGCAGGCTATAGGCAATGGGCTATTGGTTTTTATCCTATTGCCGCTATAGCCTATAGCCCATAGCCTGTCTTTAGTAATTTATTATCTCAATCCTGTGGTCTATTATCTCTGCAAGGTGAAGACTATCTATAAAGTCTATGGTCTTATCAAGACTGGAATTTATATGGCATGCATCATTTCCAACCACACAAAAACCTATCTGCGACCTCTGCCAGACATCATTATCACCTACCTCGGCAATAGAAACATTGAATCTATTTTTTGTCTTTTCAATAATACCTTTTAAAATCTTTCTTTTGTCCTTAAGGGATTTGGTATTATGCATTAATAAATCTATTTGACAGATACCGATTACCATAAAAACAGTTGAGGAGTTGAAGAGTAAAAGCAAAAACTCCTTAACTCCTCAACTCCTTAACTCATAATTTTCTTGCCACCTCTTCCATTACATAAGCCTCAATTATATCTCCAGCCTTTATATCATTATAGTTTTCTATACCCATACCGCATTCATATCCTGAAACAACCTCTTTGACATCATCTTTAAATCTTTTCAGAGAGGAAAGTTTACCGTTATATATTACTACATTATCCCTTATAAGTCTTACATTAGCCCCCCTTAAAATCTTGCCGTCTGTCACATAACACCCTGCGATATTACCAACCCTTGTGATATGAAAGACATCTCTTATCGCTGCCCTGCCAAGTATCTTTTCCTTAAGTGTTGGCGCAAGCATACCCTCCATTGCCTTCTTGATATCATCTGTTACATCATAGATTATACTATAAAGCCTTATATCAACCCCTTCCTTTTCTGCAAGGGCTAAAACCTTTGGTTCAGGACGGATATTAAAACCTATTATTATTGCATTAGATGCGGAGGCAAGCATTACATCACCCTCATTAATGCCGCCGACAGCACTGTGCATAATCTTTATCTTCACTGCATCTGATGGGAGTTTTTTAAGGGACTCTGCTACAGCCTCAACAGAGCCGTGGACATCACCCTTTATAATTAGACCAAGTTCTTTTATTTCACCAATCTTTATCTTGTCATATAGTTCATCAAGGCTTATCCTGCTTGTCTTTTTTAGTTCTGACTCTCTTGCCTTGCTCTGTCTGATGCCTGCTATCTGCTTGGCAGTTGCCTCATCCCTTACAACTACAAAAAGATCTCCTGCGTCAGGCACACTTGATGCACCCAGCACTTCTACCGGCATTGAAGCGCCAGCATTGTCAACCCTTTTCCCCCAATCGTTTATCATTGCCCTTATCCTTCCCCAATGTGTGCCCATGATAAATGCATCTCCTCCCTTCAATGTCCCTTCCTGAATAAGGACTGTTGCAACCGGACCCCTGCCCTTGTCAAGTTTTGCCTCAACCACAATACCTCGCGCAGATTTTTTTGGATCAGATTTTAGTTCCAGAACATCAGCCTGCAAAAGTATTAGTTCAAGCAGTTCTTTTATCCCTGTATTTTTTTTTGCAGAGACCTCACAGAAGATTGTTGTGCCGCCCCAGTCTTCAGGGACAAGACCATATTCTGTAAGTGCCTGTTTTACCCTTTGCGGATTTGCAGCAGGCAGGTCTATCTTATTTATTGCAACAATTATCGGGACATTTGCTGCCTTGGCATGGTTTACAGCCTCTATCGTCTGAGGCATCACTCCATCATCAGCAGCAACAACTAGAATCACTATATCCGTAGCCTTTGTCCCCCTTGCCCTCATTGAGGTAAATGCCTCATGTCCTGGTGTGTCAAGGAAAGTTACATCACCTTTATCAAGATGGACATGATATGCACCTATATGCTGTGTTATACCGCCAGCCTCACCTGCAGCAACATTTGTTTTTCTGACAGCATCAAGAAGGGATGTCTTGCCATGGTCAACATGCCCCATTACTGTAACAACAGGGGGTCTTGTTTTGAGTTCTCCGCTGACATGAGAAGACACATCTCTTAAAAGGTCATCTTCCTGCAATGTTATGTTTTCAACCTCGCCCCCGAATTCGCTGGCAACAATAGCTGCTGTATCAACATCTATAAATTGGTTTATTGTTACCATTGTGCCCATATCAATAAGTTTTTTTATAATATCAACTGCCTTTATGCCGAGTTTCTGTGAGAGGTCTCCGATGCTGATGGCATCCGCAATCTTGATTACCCGCGTAGAAGGTTTAAGGACAGAGGTCTCTGTAGTTTTGACCGTCTTTTGTATAACAGGCACAGGAATCTTTGTTATCCTGTCCCTTAATTCAAATTTCCTTTCCCTTCTGCCCGGTGCCCCAGTTCTTTTCTTTACAAACTTTTCAGCAGGGGTAATTTTTATTTCTTTTATCTCTCTCTTCTTGCCTGCCTCTTCCAACGGCAATATATCCGCTTCAAGAGGCTTGATGGGTTCTGGTTCTTTAGTCAACTCTACCGCATGCCTGCCGCTCTTTTTGAATACATGTTTTATCCCTTCTTTCCTCTCAGCAGGTATTGCCTTCAAAGGTTTCTTTGCAGCCGCAGGTTGTTTTTTTTCCCCCTTAATCTCTGTCAGGACAGGTTCTTTTTCTTCAATAGTAACTGGAACAGGGGGCATAACAACCTGCGGCACCTCTTGAACAGGTGCTACCGCTCGTCTCCTGATAACAGTAGGTTTGACCCTTTTTTCCTCTACCTGCCTTGATGTCACTTCTTTTTCCTTCCCTTTATCAGACATGTTTTCCTTTAACAGACATTGTTATTCCACTTTAGCATACCTTTTTGCGGCATCAATAATCTTTTCTGCCTTTTTACCACCTATCCCCTCTATAGACGAGAGTGCCTCTGCAGATGAGTTTAGTATGTCGCCCACTGTAATAAAACCAGCATTCTTGAGCAAGTCTCTCGTCTTTTTCCCCACACCATCTATAGCCTCAACACCTGCTTCTTTATCAGAAAGAGATCCTTCCACAACCTCTTCTGTTTTATCACCTATATTCTCTGTAATTTCCCTTGCAAATATATCCTCTATCTCTTCTTTATGGATTTTTTTAGCCTCTGATTCACTGCGGATATCAAGTTTCCAGCCTGTAAGTTTAGCAGCCAGACGGACATTTTGCCCCCTCTTGCCTATTGCCAGGGAGAGTTGGTCATCAGCAACAACAACTTCTATAGAATGACCATCCTCGTCCAGTAAAACCTTCAGAACCGAAGCAGGGGAAAGGGCACTGCAGACAAACTTTACATAGTCTTTTGACCATGGAATTATATCTATCTTCTCGCCGCGAAGTTCCTGTACAACTGTCTGCACCCTTGAACCTTTTATACCAACACATGCACCAACCGGGTCAACATCACTGTCCTTTGAATATACGGCAATCTTTGTTCTGTCGCCTGGCTCCCTTGCTACAACCTTAATCTCTATAATACCTTCATATATCTCTGGCACCTCATCCTTAAAAAGTCTTGCCACAAAATCAGGGGTTGCTCTGGAGAGCATGATGGATGGGCCTCTGGTATTCCTCTTTACACCAATAATCATTGCCCTTATCCTGTCTCCCTGACGATACCCTTCACCTCTCACCTGTTCATCCTTTTCAAGAACTGCCTCTGCCCTGCCAAGGTCAACAAGCATATCACCGCGTTCAAATCTTAATACAATCCCTGTAACAATATCCCCTACCCTGTTTATATATTCATTATACACAACATCTTTTTCTGCATCCCTTACCTTCTGGGTGATAATCTGTTTTGCTGTCTGTGCCGCAATCCTCCCAAGGTCGCTGATGTCAAGTTTTATACCAAGGCTGTCGCCAACAGTAGCCTCCGAGTCCAGTGTCAATGCCTCTTCAAGAGATATTTCAACATCATGGTCTGCAACACTCTCTGCAACTGTCTTGAATTGAAAGATTTCAATCTCCCCCAACTCTTCGCTGAAATGTGCCTCTATCTCTTTATGGCTGCCGTATCTCTTTCTTGCAGCTGTTAATAGCGCAGACTCTATAGCATCTACCAGAACTTTTTTTTCAAGCCCTTTGTCTTTGCCAATCTGTTCCAGAACATTATTTAAGTTTAAACCCATTAAAACCCTCCTCCAATGAGTTTTGGAGTTACGGAGTAAATACAAATACAGTTTAGGAGTAAAAGCAAAAACTCCTCAACTCCTAAACTCTAAAACTCCTCAACTCCTAAACTATCTCCAATCTTGCCTTTTGAATATTTGATACCGCTATTCTCCACACCCTGTTCTCGCTGTCCCTTGCAACCACATCGTTACCATCAACACCTTCAATTACTACACTAAATTTTCTTCTGCCGTCTATAGGCAATTTTGTCTTTATCCGTGCCTTTTTGTTTCTATATCTTATGAAATCATCAGATTTTGTAAGGGGTCTGTCCAGTCCGGGTGAGGACACTTCAAGAACATAACTGTTGTGTATAATGTCCTTAACATCCAGGACTGCACTTATTTCCCTGCTTGCCCTTTCACAATCATCCAATGTAACACCTTCTTCTTTATCTATAAAAATCCGTAAAATCCATCTGCCGCCTTCCATTATGTATTCAGCATCTACAAGTTCCAGATGATTATCAGCAAGAATCGGGGCAATAAGTTCTTTAACATTAGATATTATTTCTCCCATATAAATAAAAAAGCGGGCATAAAGCCCACTTATAATTAAAACCTACCACACTGAAACTATTTATTGCAAGGGAAAAAATAAGGGTTCAATTTCATTGGTGCTTTAGACATCAACACCCTTGATAGTGTATTTACAAAATCTACAATAGTAGAAATTTTGTTGGTGCTTTAGACCAAAATGCAGAAGACGCAACAGAATGTATCTACAATAGTAGAAATTTTGTTGGTGCTTTAGACTAATCAAGGCTTACGGGGCGGGGGGAAATCTACAACAGTAGAAATTTTGCTGGTGCTTTAGACTTCATAATCAAAGCAAAACTCATTGGAATCTACAATAGTA encodes:
- a CDS encoding response regulator transcription factor → MRILVIEDEKKVANFIRAGLGEEGYAVDVAYDGIEGEYLATVNDYDAIVLDLLLPKKGGMEVLKTIRGNKNTAPVLLLTAIDIVENKVKGLDIGADDYLVKPFSYDEFLARIRALLRRKGMGLSSLEFSDLRLDRATRKAYRDKKEIELTAKEYGLLEYMLRNPNRVITRTMIIEHVWEYDFDSQTNVVDVYVNHLRSKIDKGFTKKLIHTIRGMGYVLKE
- a CDS encoding site-specific DNA-methyltransferase — translated: MGVTSPPYNKGEDKKGWLVANVKYSGATDKLPEDLYQKTQIEVLNELFRVTNPGGSFFYNHKLRWERGEMFHPMDWLRRTKWTVKQEVIWDRMIAANIRGWRFWQVEERIYWLYKPNGVKLIGEELKPKHALLSSIWRFSPERKVPHPAPFPLALPIRAIYSIMDERKGVIIDPYCGSGTTLAAAKILGHDFIGIEMSDEYIKFADNRIKNYKAEIRLANKEMAKHIVEKTFKERKERGEFTGKHGKNSKLYKQNTVQPNLFSPTKYVAQEESQLTKSQEIVKEEKSRYYRTRNTNKKAIKKAVRK
- a CDS encoding insulinase family protein, which gives rise to MSKIQKTTLKNGIHVITEEVKDFQSASIGIWVNIGSRDEEKDRNGVSHFIEHLLFKGTEKRSAKDIARDIESVGGVLNAFTGREYTCFYAKVLGDDLPLAVDLLSDIFLNSRFDAKELERERQVVLQEIKMVEDTPDDLIHDMFADIFWKGHSIGRPVLGTSGTIKKMKRDAILKYFKNTYLPHTTIITAAGNLKHDKLVGLLKKSFKGMKHGSFARDAKLPKPSPSVVLERKKLEQVHICIGSSSPSQRDPARYKAYLLNTILGGGMSSRLFQEIREKRGLAYSVYSYLNLYLDTGSLVVYTGVAENNVSKTIGLVLEEFKRISREPVTKDELSVAKEQLKGGMLLGLESTENRMSKLAKDEMYFKRVVPVKEIIREVEKIKPADIMELANKMFNIDSIGMAAMGNIKKNL
- the pnp gene encoding polyribonucleotide nucleotidyltransferase, with translation MMTRQYEVEFGGRKLLIETGKVAKQSNGSVIVRYGDTVVLVTAVAANESAADTDFLPLTVNYMEMTYAAGKIPGGFFKREGRPSEKEVLTSRLIDRPLRPLFPDGYYNETQIIATVLSVDHENDPEIAALAGASAALTISDIPFNGPIAGVRVGRIDGKLICNPTIAQQKESDIDLVVAGSSDAVIMVEGGAKIVSEDDILDALTFAHNAVQPVIDIQRQIRDEMGKVKMIVPPLKTDEKLTNRVTEFAKPRIENALQIFTKQERYQSLSSIYNELVLDLKSEYADKEDEIKKVFEDIKYSVMRHNILNRSSRIDGRGLKDIRPITIDVGLLPRTHGSAMFTRGETQALVVTTLGTSEDEQKVDALSGWEHKRFMLHYNFPPFCTGEVKFLRGPGRREIGHGSLAERAIAKVVPSGEVFPYTIRLVSEILESNGSSSMASVCGASLSLMDAGVPVKSAVAGIAMGLVKEGECVAILSDILGDEDHLGDMDFKVAGTEDGVTAVQMDIKITGVTKEILREALYQAKDGRLYILGKMKDAMSSHRPELSAHAPRIVTIYVKQDKIRDVIGPGGKNIKGIVEKTGVKIDIDDSGKVNIASSDEESVKKAIDIIKELTQEVEVGRIYLGKVKKIMDFGAFVEIFPGTDGLVHISQLSDERVKDVRDILNEGDEVLVKVVEVDKQGKIRLSRKEALGKTITN
- the rpsO gene encoding 30S ribosomal protein S15, translating into MLTQDRKYEIIGQYKVHERDTGSPEVQIALLSGRIGYLTEHFKVHTSDHHSRRGLLKLVGQRRRLLDYLKKKDNGRYKVVIEKLGIRK
- the truB gene encoding tRNA pseudouridine(55) synthase TruB; translated protein: MDGFLVINKPKGITSHDVVTRVKKATNSRKVGHTGTLDPFATGVLTLCINEATSLARFFENDVKEYIALMKVGEETDTYDIDGRVISKCDVSDMDCENIVSVLKGFLGVYMQTPPMYSAIKKGGVPLYKLARKGIEVLREPRAVNIYEMDIIESSIPYIRFRVVCSKGTYIRSLCHDIGEKLGCGAYLSSLHRVRSGGFAVEDSLSLDSISSDTLADKVITIEDMFKDQPSIFSQRLIVIHLPKMM
- a CDS encoding bifunctional oligoribonuclease/PAP phosphatase NrnA, encoding MDNYFNKVIDEINKGERFLVASHINPEGDAVGSALAMALGLKKLGKYSKVFFHDNVPHTFKFLDGAMDVVHKVGDDEIFDAAIVVDCGQLDRLGDNFETIKNKGKIINIDHHITNNLFGDINFVIPEASSTGEIVYDLLNAMDVKITKDIAVNIYTSVLTDTGSFRYSSTTPHALVVAAEMIKAGVDPWDISQRIYESYPAKRFKLLGMVLDTLEVSEHGKIAVLVVTQDMLKRADADKELTEGFVNFARAIDGVEVGILFRESKSGEYKMSFRSRGNIDVAEIGSMFGGGGHKNAAGCNLQGTLEEVKEKILSATIEKIGGGK
- the rbfA gene encoding 30S ribosome-binding factor RbfA; translated protein: MTYKRSDRIADLIKEKISTMLVMGEVNDPRIGFITITKVVLSDDLRHAKVFFSALGTDEERETSLLGLQKASGYIKRGLAKRLDLKHIPEIMFRYDDSLAYAGHINEILEGLKTGDR
- a CDS encoding DUF503 domain-containing protein encodes the protein MVIGICQIDLLMHNTKSLKDKRKILKGIIEKTKNRFNVSIAEVGDNDVWQRSQIGFCVVGNDACHINSSLDKTIDFIDSLHLAEIIDHRIEIINY